DNA from Leucoraja erinacea ecotype New England chromosome 39, Leri_hhj_1, whole genome shotgun sequence:
TTTCCAAAGTATCCCATCAAAATGTTATCTGTAATCAACAAAACCAAAGAAGTGATTAATCCAGTTCTTTTCGCCTTGCTGTTTTTTGATGCTTGTACCATATTTGCTATAGTTATAACATGAACTTCAGTTCAATGTGCACTTGAGGTGGCAGAGGTGCACAGCTAATGGCACTGTTGCCTCacatccctacccccctcctcctacccccctcccctgagACCTgtgttctcccccccctcttcaccccccccccccctccctctctacgcccctcccctctctctacgccccctccccctctctcccccccccccccccctccctctctatcccccctctccccccccctctctacccccctaacccccctccctcctctctacccccccccccccctccctctctctacccccctctctccccctctctaccccctccctccctctctacccccctccctccctctctacccccctccctctctacccccccctctctctctctaccccccttcctctctacccccttcctctctaccccctctcctaccccccatccctctctctaccccccatcaggagggagtgctgggggatgaggagaaatgagccacgcctgcgcagttgggggcgatgcgtgagtggtgcaaaattgtgttgggggaaggggtgagtggtggaatcttgcgttggggagcagacccaacgggtctagtAGGCTTTTAAATTGCAGATAGCATTTGCACTGTGAGTGTCAGATAATGACCATCCCCAATAAGGGACAATCTATCCTCCTAACCTTAACATTCAATGGCATTGTCATTGTTCACTCCACCACCATCAACATTCCGGGAGAACTCTTCAGAACAAGACAATAAATGTTGTGGACACAAGAGCATTTTAGAAATATtgtaccctgccttctctcctggaAGTCCAAACCATTTCTACAATCCTACAAGGTACGTCAGCAGTGAGTGGACCACTCTCCACATAACATTTAACACTCTAAGAGCTTGAAACCATCTAGAACAAAGGAGCTCACTGATTGTCACCCTAACCACCATCCGAGGCATTAATTTCCTTCACAACCTTGACTTCCCTGACACAGTGATTGTAGTTAGTGTATACTGTCCACAAAATGCGTTCAGTTACTCACTTGATATTGTGACTGTACCTCCCAATCCCACAACCTTCACCATCAAGAAAGACATGAACAGCTGATGCATGGGAATACCAACATCGGTAGTGTTTATGCCAAGTGGCTCACCATCCTCATTATTCCTGGGTCTAAATCTAACTCCCCACCTAATACCATTGTAGGAGTATCCTCACCAGAGGGACTGCTGCGGTTCAAGGCTGGAGCTCACCACCATCTCAAGAGCAACCAGGGATGGGCAATAACTGTTGGCCTTACCACTGATTCTCAGATTCTGAAATATAGGAATAAGCAAATCTTTAttttgtataggaaagaactgcagatactggtttaaattttTATTCTGCATCATCTTTCCATTGTTCTACTTTGAACCACTGCATTTTCGCTGAGATATGAATCCCACAGGTTTCAGAACACCAGTGTGTCACGTGTGAAATGAAACATTACCAAAGTTAACACGACAACATTTATATTATGAAAGATAATGCGGCACATAGGATAAAAGTTAATACAAGTCAATTGAGACATTATGACTATTGGTGAAAGATTTGGTGatgtaatataataataataataatatcttttaatgtcattgcacataagcgcaacgagatttggtattcagcttccatccgatgtcataacttaaataactaataaaatttagatttagatttgaaGTGGCATTTTATAGAAGAGAGGGACAGAGAAGAAGTGAGGTTTGGGAAGGGAACTCCAGTGGTAACAGCGTGAACAGTTGAAAGTACTGGTACCAATGATGGGGCAAAAGGAAGCGAATGGAACAACGCTGAAACTCAGAAGGTTCTCAGACAAAAATTGTAcaatagaaagaaaaaaaaagaacatgaaTCAACATAAATATTGCAGCACGCATCTCCCTTTGAAGGGAATAGATCAGATACCAGTGATTCAGGCTACCTCTGAGTAATCTGTGCTTGCACCCGTTATGCATCCCATCTTCTTCATCCATCCAATCTAACGGCAAGACTTAACATTTTTTCCGGCTCATTTGCCATTCCAAGAAATTACTTCCATACCTCTGTTATTAGTGGAAACAATCTTCTACCCAGTCTCTTCTAATCTTTCATAATGATAAATTCTCCAATCATACTGCCTGTAATTCATTATAGTCTATTGAAAAAtaactatttttaaattaaaaaagacacagagtgctggagtaactcagaagtcaggtagcatctctggaatacatggataggtgacgttcagataggtcccaacctgaaacgttgcctacccgtgttatccagagatgctgcctgacttgctgaattacctACATCAGAACAAATTCTCCTTGTctctgaaggacacaaagtgctggagtaactcggtgggtcaggcagcatctctggagaatatagataggtggcgtttctggtcaggacccttctttagactccttgCCTTTCTCTAATCCTTTACCATTTAACTTATCTTCAACTGGAAAGATTTTCTCCTATTTTACTTATGAAAACACTTCATGATCCTTATTAAATCTCCCAATGTCCTTTACGTTCTCAGCATTACGCAATACTGCAGAATAACTTCAATCAACCGTTACTTTCCCCTTGATTTTTCCTTTTGGGAAGCAATAGAAACAGCAATAGTGGAACCAGAGGAAAAACAATTATAATAGTCAAACGGAAGTGAGTATTATCATTGATCAGTAAAGACATCCCAGAATCAGAGCGTCAAGAGAGAAGGTTGCTAAGGAACTGACAACAAAGTCATGTGTGATGCGGCTCTTTGCGCATCAGCAGATACCTTGGGTAGATTCCAATTTTGAGTCTTTTAGCTGGTGTGATTGGAGGTGGCAGGAAGAGGCGTTAAAACATAATGTTCAGCATCTTGTAAACAGGAGAGGTTAAGtcatttcctcccctccccctcttcacccctGTAGTCCAAACAAGTGACAAAAGGACTAAGCTTCATTGTGATGCCCCTGGTCCATCAAGCTGCCAGCACTCACTGTTCAGGTGTGCACATGAAGGTTTGTGTCAACTGTAAGCCAACTATCACCTGTGGCAATGGAGGACGAGACGGCGCCAGCACCCGTGGAAGGTGAGGAGGAGACACCAGCACCTGACGAAGCGGCAGCTGAGGAACCAGCAAATGAGGAAGAAGCACCAGCAGAACCAGAGGCAGAACCAGAGGCAGCACCAGAGGAGGCAGAGGCAGaaccagaggcagaggcagaaccAGAACCAGAGGCAGCACCAGAGGAGGCTCCAGCAGAACCAGAGGCAGCACCGGAAGAAACAGCACGCGCAGAATCACCAAAAGATGAGGCAGCAGCTGCGGAATCACCGAAAGCGGCGACACCTGCAGAATCACCGAAAACGGTGGCAACTCCTCCGGGATCACCCAAGCCAGAATCACCGAAAAAGGAGCCCACGCCTGTAGAGTCACCGAAAAAGGCCACACCTGCAGCGTCACCAGAGGCAGGAACACGTGCAGAGTCACCAAAGGAGAAAACACCCGCAGAATCACCGAAAGAGGGGGTCACACGGGCAGAGTCACCAAAAGAAGCAGCGCGTGCGGAGACACCGGAGGAAGCGGCGGCACGTGCCGAGTCACCAAAAGAGGCACCGGCGGAAGAGGCAGCTCGTGCAGGGTCACCAAAAGAGGAGAAAGcaccagaggaagcagcgaaagagGAGAAAgcaccagaggaagcagcaaaaggggaagagggggaaactTGTCAAAAACCAGACAAGCCACCGGGAGAGAGCGAAGAGGAAGCAAAGGCAGCAGACAAGGCTAAAGAAGATAAAGCAGCAGCAGAAGGAGGCACCTGTGCCAAACCCAAACCGGAAGAGGGCACTGGTGAAAAAGGAGCCGCTGATGATAAAGCAGCAGCAGAAGGAGGGGGCACCTGTGCCAAACCCAAACCGGAAGAGAGCGCTGGTGAAAAAGGAGCCGCTGATGAtaaagcagcagcggcagcaccagcagcaggagGCCCCTGTGGAAAATCTAAACCAGAAGAGAGCGCTGGTGAAAAAGGAGCCGCTGATGAtaaagcagcagcggcagcaccagcagcaggagGCCCCTGTGGAAAATCTAAACCAGAAGAGAGCGCTGGTGAAAAAGGAGCCGCTGATGATaaagcagcagcaccagcagcaggagGCCCCTGCGGAAAATCTAAACCAGAAGAGAGCGCTGGTGAAAAACCAAAACCAGCAGAAGGTATCTGTGGAAAATCAGCAAACGATGGCGCTGATACAAAATCAAAGGAGGCAGaaacaaaacaaacagaagaGAGTGACAAAGCAAAGCCAACAAAAATTTGCGCTCCTTGTGCTAAAGCAGCAGCTGTGGGTGCTGGCTGTAAATTCAACCCACCAGTAGATAGCCCCTCCAACAATGCTGAGTTTGCACCAGTCAGTTCCTCTACAAACAAAGATGTTACTCCTTGCTCAAAACCAAAAGAGGCAGAGCCCTGTGGCTGTAAATTCAAATCACCATCAGACGCCACTGATACATCAGTTCCAACCTCTGCAAGATCAAAATCGAGCAAATGCTGGGGAAGTGATCAGCGAACAGAGGTCTGTGGATGTGGAAGGCCAAAGCCAGCTGGAGCCAAAACCTGTGGA
Protein-coding regions in this window:
- the LOC129714585 gene encoding skin secretory protein xP2-like, which codes for MEDETAPAPVEGEEETPAPDEAAAEEPANEEEAPAEPEAEPEAAPEEAEAEPEAEAEPEPEAAPEEAPAEPEAAPEETARAESPKDEAAAAESPKAATPAESPKTVATPPGSPKPESPKKEPTPVESPKKATPAASPEAGTRAESPKEKTPAESPKEGVTRAESPKEAARAETPEEAAARAESPKEAPAEEAARAGSPKEEKAPEEAAKEEKAPEEAAKGEEGETCQKPDKPPGESEEEAKAADKAKEDKAAAEGGTCAKPKPEEGTGEKGAADDKAAAEGGGTCAKPKPEESAGEKGAADDKAAAAAPAAGGPCGKSKPEESAGEKGAADDKAAAAAPAAGGPCGKSKPEESAGEKGAADDKAAAPAAGGPCGKSKPEESAGEKPKPAEGICGKSANDGADTKSKEAETKQTEESDKAKPTKICAPCAKAAAVGAGCKFNPPVDSPSNNAEFAPVSSSTNKDVTPCSKPKEAEPCGCKFKSPSDATDTSVPTSARSKSSKCWGSDQRTEVCGCGRPKPAGAKTCGSPPKVICGCKDPKTGGKTSGKSKQ